A stretch of DNA from Lujinxingia litoralis:
TTGCGAGGAAAGTACGCCGGCGGCGCCTGGCATCAGGCCGTTAGAAGCGGGCGCATCCGCCGGATGCGCCCGAAAGTGTATCGGTGCTCCGGTCGGGGTGCAACCGCTCAGCGGGCGAGCCACAAGCCGGCCCCCGGCCCCCCTGCCGGCGACCAGCATCGGGTTTGACCATCTTAGAGACATGTCGAAATTCACACTATTCGCATCTCAACGTCCCCCCCTCCAGGCCCGCCGTGGCGATCGGAGGACGATGTTGATCATCGGCTGGTAGATGGCACCGGGAGAAAAAGCCCCCGGGAGCCGGCGAAGCCGCACCAACCCAAGGAGCAGTACTATGAGAACGATGCGATGGTTGAGCGTTCTTCTCCTCGGTCCGATCGCCGCCCTGCAGTGGGGCTGTGGCACCGAGTCCGATCCTTTTGATGACGTCACTCAGAGCTACTCCAGCGCGTTGGCCGGCGACTTCATGGAGCCGCCGGTCGCGTCGACCGGCCGGGGCACGATCGATGTGCGCCTGACCGATAACAACACCCTGCGCGTTGAGGGTGACTTCCGCGACCTGGTCGCCGATCTGCGTGCCGACGGTGCCAGCGCGGTTCACCTGCGAGAAGACACCGATCAGGAAAGCGGGCGCAGCCTCTTTACCTTTGATCTGGAAGTCGATGACGACGATCGCGGGGCCAACTTCTCTCAGAACATCGATCTGAGCGAGGCCCAGGTTCAGGCCTTCCGGGCCGGACGCTACTACATCACCGTGCACTCCGAAGCCTACCCCGATGGCGAGCTGCGGGCGCAGCTCAACGAATCGGCCCCGGATGTCTCGGGCATCGATGATTCCTGGGGTCTGATTCTGGACACCGACGCCGAGCCTCATACCGTGGACAGCGACGCCGCGGGCTGGGCCTGGGCGGTGCTACGCCGCGATGACACACTGGTGGTCAGCGGGGTGGTCGACGATCTCTCCAGCGCACTGGTCGAGATCAGCGGCAGCGCGGCCAACATTCACGACACCGATGATGACCAAAGCACGGGCCCGGTGCTCTTTAACATGGACTACGAGATGATCGACGCCAACAGCGTGCGCTTCTGGTACACCGCGACGCTGAGCCAGTCGGAGGTCTCGAGCATGAAGTCCGGAAACTTCTACATCAACGTGACCACCGAGAATCATCAGGATGGTGAGGTCCGCGCCGACATCAACCACGATGATCGCAACTTCTTCGAAGAGATCTGGGACGACGTGTTGGACAATCGCGATCCCACCACCGAAGAGCCTCCCTTCTAAGCTCGCCACTTGTGCATCGTGTGCCTCAAAAGCCCGGCCCTGAACATCAGGGCCGGGCTTTTTTGAGGCTCTCGGGCAGCTCGGCGCCCGGGATTCTCACCGGCATCATCGCCCGGGGCGCCGGGCTAAGGGGCACCAGCTCCACGATGGTAAAAGCCAGGGCATGGCGAGCATCGGCCGGATGAAACTCCGTGCGAACCACCTCCCACTCCCGGCTGTCAAAGCTCGGAAAGAAGGTGTCCCCCGGATGCCGCCCGTGCACCAGGGTGAGAATGAGGCG
This window harbors:
- a CDS encoding CHRD domain-containing protein, which codes for MRTMRWLSVLLLGPIAALQWGCGTESDPFDDVTQSYSSALAGDFMEPPVASTGRGTIDVRLTDNNTLRVEGDFRDLVADLRADGASAVHLREDTDQESGRSLFTFDLEVDDDDRGANFSQNIDLSEAQVQAFRAGRYYITVHSEAYPDGELRAQLNESAPDVSGIDDSWGLILDTDAEPHTVDSDAAGWAWAVLRRDDTLVVSGVVDDLSSALVEISGSAANIHDTDDDQSTGPVLFNMDYEMIDANSVRFWYTATLSQSEVSSMKSGNFYINVTTENHQDGEVRADINHDDRNFFEEIWDDVLDNRDPTTEEPPF